Within the Gigantopelta aegis isolate Gae_Host chromosome 8, Gae_host_genome, whole genome shotgun sequence genome, the region AAACAAATGTCTTgagaataataatttatttcttgaAAGAATATAGATATTAAATCtcaattttaacaaaacaataaaatttggcatatcattttgtgtatttttattattttatcttacaaaacatgaatataataatgaattaaataatACACATTTCAAAATGAATACTGTGGTTGCTGGTTACAGTAAGAGTTGCACAAGAACAAGGGGTTGTAAATACaatgaagaaggaaatgttttatttaactacgcactcaacacattttatttacggttatatggtgtcggacatatggttaaggaccacacagatactgagagaggaaacccgctgtcgccacttcatgggctactcttttctgtcagcagcaagggatctcttatatgcaccatcccatagacaggatagcacataccacggcctttgatgtaccaatcgtggtgcactggctggagcgagaaatagcccaatgggcccacagacgatCAATACAATGAAGTAAAATGTGTGTTCTCATCATATCAATAAAAAGACTACCATTTAAAAATCAGttcacaggtaggtaggtaggtaggtagataagTAGGTAaatatgtaggtaggtaggtaggtaactagttttacatgctcatataccactggggtttcgaacacgtccatcctgagtccgacctccgatatgaTCGGGGGCCAGACTCGGGACAAGAATCAGTTCATAAAGgccacttaaagggacattcctcagtttgctgcattgtaagatgtttccgattattaaaatatttctacgattaaacttgcatattaaatatattttcttgtttagaatatcagtgtctgtatattcaatgtgtttctggtcgtcttaatatttgtaacaagcccaactggattttgtcttcaaataattttgtatgtatgaaaaacaataaaaattaggaaataaaatgaaatttaacccagtacaaatattagaacgatcataaacacgtttaatatacagccactaatattttatgcagaaaaatatatttgatatgtaattacaatcattaaaaagtctccgttagtcttaacatcttaaacattgcagcaaactcaggaatatccctttaaggtaataatataataaaaacatggatTATTAGGTAATGTGGACTTTTTATTCAGACTGAAAACGTGCATTTCTAACAGAACATGTATGATGTACATGTTacacttctttttcttttttttattaatcgtTTTGAAGCAAGGGTGTAGAAATTTAAAATGATTCATTATTCAGCCATAGTGGTACCAACCACCATTAATTTAAAAGTCTGCAATAATTCCTACTAGTCCATCATGCCAAAGTACCATCAAGTGATATCCTTAATTCCTTTTTATATCCCCTCTGAACACATACTTAAAttggttttaaatgttttatgttaaatCTATGGCTATAAGTTACACAAATTATATTGCTTTAAGAAAGTGAAAAATAGATTTCATTGACCTACATATTCATTAAATCCAAAATggacaaacaacaaaaaattgatTGAAAATATGGAAGTCTTTCTGTTGGATTggcatttatatttttgtatctCAAGCATCAGAATTTCTTCTGGCATTTGTTAAGTGCCCTAGCACTTTCTTCAGCCCTGACAGCTTGTTGTGGTCTATAATAGGTTCCACTACAACTGGGGAGTCATCTCTTAACTTCAGAAGACAAGGACAAGATATCAGAACATTTATCTCATAAGCTTAGAAGACAAGGACAAAAAGAGTTCATAATGTTTAATGGACATTATTTCAGCATAGGGGTTATTTCAGTTTGAAAGATTTATTTCAAAGTAtaaattatttcatatatacGTTTTTGCAACATATATGTTATTTCAGTGAAGACCACtttcaatgtatatatatggggcaggatgtagcccagtggtaaagcattcgcttgatgtgcggtcgatctaggatcgatccccgtcggtggacctattgggctactttttgtttcagccagtgttccacaactggtgtaacaaaggccgtaatatgtactatcctgtctgtgggatggagcatataaaagatcccttgctgctaatcaaaaagaatagcccatgaagtagtgacagcgggtttcttctctcaatatctgtgtggtctttaaccatatgtctgacgccatctaaccgtaaacaaaatgtgttgagtgtgttgttaaataaaacatttccttcaatcCTTCCTTCagtgtatatttaaatgtataagGGTCATTTCAATGTACCGGTATTCATGAGTTATTCTGAGGTATATTCAAGGAGAGAACATCTCAAGGTtgcttgctagactggttttagcacctaatgttaaatgaatgtgatgtgatagaaCACAATGGTACCAGTCAAGATTTTCACAGGTGCTCAGTGCTCACCCTCCTGAACCACTGTATAACATCTGATGGTTCTAATACTTGTATCCATGATTATTGTATTATACAAGATCAAAATTAATGGAAGAGTCAtcaaaagtaaataaacaaattatatacatgtatattaatgtaatacaattgtcaacaataaaaattaactgGGACCTTTCCTGTGACTGGAACCCCAACCTTTCCTACCAACCACCTTCTCCCCAACCATTAAAGGGCATAaggttaaataattatattggttTCATTTAGATTGCCCAATCAAAAAGCGcctaaatttataaattttctAATAGAAGTAGGCAGAGTTCTAATTGTCTGGACTGcgcaaacaaattattaaaattccCCCGTTTTATTTTGgcatttaaaattcaaaattgtctTATATTTCTGTCCCGAGCcagatcactggctatccagagatagggcccgggacagacatgcttgaaactcCAGTggcatatgagcatgtaaataaatattggtaatgGTAATGGGACCTTTTTTTATAGAAACATATATACTGGAACTAACGATTGacatattaaacataaacataatatatatatatatatatatatatatatatatatatatatatatatattcatttcagGTACATAAATGACTAGGACAAAGAATGTAAAATGATAACATGTACTAATAATAGATATTcttttgaataaaatattttactgttcaagcaatataaaaataaacaatgagtatcaatgtaaatatttataaatgactagaatgacatcatcaatacatttaaaagaaaaacaatataaacaatataatttcaAAGATCAAAACAATGTGTTCGACTAGAAACTGAGTATTTAATAATAGTAGCTGCTGAAGTTACCGGGGTACCTGACTAgaagtttaaataaatatatcatatcaacaCATAAGTTTTAACAATCttgcatacatgtgtacatagctctgaaaggacaaatatttgtttaataacatctcagtatattaaataaaagtgtatttatttatttattgccaatggATTGTAGTATTTTctcaaataatcaatgtcacatattactaccaatcagccacagctgtttttactctgtaaatatttgacagtgCACCTCCGACTTTGAGCTTTCTGCTTTGGTATAACGCAACCACCATGacaccaccacaaccactatGACATCACTGAGGCAGATGGTTCGGCAGTGCTGTACTGAAAATATATCAACACACTCACAAACTATCGAGGGAGTTAAAAAGAACAGCCACACAAATGACCCGAGTCATATGGTACATCACTTCATAAATAAAGCATCAGCTACATGTTTATGCATAAATGTTTGAAGATGCCAGTAACATATATCAATTCGCCTCACAGCTGGAGGAGGGAAAGGGGGTGGGGCACTGCACAATCTTCATATAGATTGAGGAGCCAGTGCACTCTGCCATCTTCCCCAACCTCCATCCTGCTTCCGATGTATGCAGGGAGTAACCTGCTCAAGGAATGATGTTAAGAGTTATGGTTGTCCGGGGCAACAACTAGAAACATTGAGAATGCTTTCAGCTTATAAACAGGATAAATACACTTGGAAGAATTAGTCATGGATTGCTGGCATCAAATCAGTAAACTGTCATtgtataattaaagaaaactctCTCTAGTGTTGTAGAGGTTAAGCTGTCTGTTTAAACCTGGTAGGTGTTGGGTATCCTGGTAATCACATAGctcattattttaaatattatatatatatatatatatatatatatatatatatatatatatatatatatatatacgtgtacgtgtacgtgtacatatacatatatatatatatatatattctttaaaaaagtaggggaactctactaagaatttacaattgccaaaattgtaaggtgtagtagctgtggggaatggttatattataatagtgaattaattgggcaaacattacaactggtagttcagtattacagtaggttttatgaccaccaaagatcttggaggacgattggggtcagaagtgaaatttgaaagttgacgtttttttatcagtaaatcgaaaattcaaacaataaaaatgactaaaaacaaaacaataacaattgtatgatcaacagaatgaaaaagattgacagaaataatgttccacagtgattaatcaatattcctggaaattgtcaaaatcgagaatgacaccccatgcacgtgtatggggcaactgcatgatgcacgtgcaaactatggaatgtgtttcgatgtgttgataaacagacctgaacgttctttactaggatgtctgtggtcaaaacatatttttagtctaatagttgatattaacattaatatttcaggttcccctactttttttttaaagagtatatatatatatatatatatatatatatatatatatatatatatatatatatatatacacacacacacacacatatatatacacatatatatatattaaacaaacaaaaaacatggcAGAATAAATTTAGTATGAAATTGTTACAAATGATAagaaaacatacaaacatactggaaaacatgaaacatgtacattctaataaaaagaaaaataccaaGTACGTAATTTTCTGATCAACTGTAAAAATATAAGAGGATTTAAATGCCATTTTATATAATACTGAATCAAAATGTGAAAGTAATGATAAATGACAGAATACAGAATTCAATAAAACTAAATCATGTTGCAGTCTTGAACtgaaaatttaacaaatttaaaaaaaatcaacaaaacaaatggcAGTCGTAGTGTCTGACATTAATGCCCgtatgtacataataattaccaatactgataaaacaaatttaaaataataatttatacataaTTTTGGCTTTCAAGGTTTTGACTAGATCATGAACACATCAGTATttcaaaaatacaatattaaatacagaaacgaaataacaaatgtgtgaacacacagacaaacatgtATTGGAGACTAGAGggaaacaaaaccaaaatacTATACAGGTTATATACCATAAGCATCAGAATttgcataattaaaatgttaaatatctagtacattaaaaacaatgtatCCAAGTCcataacccccccccaaaaaaaaacaaaaaaaaaacaaacaaaacaacaacaacaacataaaagtATTAATTGCTTTCTCATATgtaacataacaataaaattggTTATTACTTGTTGAATAAAGAAACATACAAATTGAATTAAAAGACACTGATTGGTTATTATAATCTGAATGAAAAAGCACCGACTGTTTTCTTAAATTGAAGGAAAAAGCACTAATTAGTTATTCTAATCTGAATGAAAAGCactgaaagtttttttttaattttaatgaaatagcACTGATTGGTTATTCTTATCTGAACAAAAAAGCACCGATTGGTTATTTTACTTGGAATGACAGAGCACTGATTGGTTATTCTAGCTATGACCACATAATTGGCACTGGGTGTTTAAAGCACACTGATCTGTATCTTAGGGTCTCtagattaataaaattaaaaaacaaagtttttaaaTCATCATCAATTAGTGTGATTTACacattcaattttaaaattgtctgtAGAGTAAAACTTTTTATTGAGTTATAGTAAAGAAGGCTTTTGCTTTGAATTGACCCactacaaaatgaaaaaaaactaaaaaaatatttgacacaGTTTTGTAATGACAACTAATTCTATTTCACCTTATCACatcacagtaaaaaaaaaaccccaatactGACAATTCATGCTACTTATATGTCTTATGGTAGTAGCAATTTTCTATACTACTGCCACCTAGTGAGCTGTTTGTACATTATTTCTGTGATCTGTGATGTCTCAGCCAGTGAACAGATCTGTCAATCAGTATGATTTGGTCAGTTAAATATTGTGTTCTGATAAAAACAATGAAGTATGACatgtttgtgaaaataaattcattGGTTATCACTtcattatgttaaaaattaaaacagacTTCCtccattattatcattaataaatggacttttgttttattcttttgtaaatgtttgaaaaaatatCTCGGACGAAAGACCATTCACCCCATACATGTGTTTCTATTTAggtttaattattatatgatgtacttcttgttttctttaataattacttaataTATACTGACAAAAAGAAATATGGGAATtcttggtattgtagaccaaagTTTGCTCGCTATTAGGGTCGTAATGTCTGTTTAAAGTATAAAGATGTAATACAGGACTGAATATCAGTTATGTGAGATTTAATGTCAGTAACATGGTTAATTTTATGACACTGTGGATTTGTTTGCAGTCACTCTTTACTGTGATCCCTGATTTCTTTCAAGCAGTATTAGTAGCTgcagtatatataattaaatatgggTCTTTCTTTGAAAATGGTACCTTAAAGTGTGACATATGATAGGTACTATAGCCCAGAATACATTACAATGGCTGTTATTCAGCATAATTCCGGTCACTTGGTCACGTGTTCAGTCAAAACCAGTGTTGATGcattacaaacataaacatcACTTTTAAGATCTATTCTTTATTTACATTAGGGTTTTGGGATATTTGGTTCTTATATAcaacagaaaataatattaaaacaatggtCATTTTTAATGTCCCAATTTTGATCCTaattattttggaaaatttGAGGAATTCTTTTTGCAaggatattaattttttgctaTCGGTTTTACATACATTTGCATatccaggaaatatttcagGGAGCATTGAGACAAAATTACTGTCTAATTAATTCTGTATTCAACTGTCAAAGTGTCTGGGGTCAAAAAGGTACTATTTTGAAAGAAAGActctatataaaacaaaacctaaTTACATGAACAAATCCAATATGGATGatttttgtgtgtgagtgttaaGTATCAAATACCTTTTCTTCCATATAGTTTTACTGTATGGTGGTAATATTGGAAACATttaaacatgtatgtttttgaTATGTTGTTATTAAGATATTTTCtacacaaaaaaaatacattttattatttacatgtacatagcaaTTTGGAATATATCATTCATGTTAATTTTGCTTTTGTGACATACCATTCTTTGATATCCACTTGCTAATCTAGATGATGTGAAAATAGTACTCAAAAAATTGATGGTTAAATGTTAAAGGTGAAGACTTCTTCAATGTTTAGTTGTACAATGCATCttttaaataaatcaacatAAATGATAAAATCAATATTTGGCACTATTTGTGTGTATAAAGTTTTACACATTAAGTTTAAAACCATTCAATGAAAATGACAAGCTGTTGGCatatacaaaaatattgtaAGATGTGGAGACTGAACAGTAAAACTCCAAGGGATACTACAAAGGAAAATACAACAGATGGAATTCATGAACAAAGAagacctgaaatattaatttgatcACAAACTTAATTTATTACTGGAATTATTCCCTTCAGTAGAAAAAGGTTCACCAATGGCCAGTGATGTTAAAGGTCCAGGGTTCCCACTGaaaagaattttattttagccAAGTTTCaaatatgtagagtatttccttaaaaattattccaaagtgattttaaaatttaaagagaaTATTATTAGCCAGATACTAAATGATGTAGCCACTGTGCATAAAAATTTGCAATTGTCTCATCAGGCAATGGACAGACGAGCCATGGACCAAGGACCATGggaatttgtaaaattaatttttaattattaattaaatttttataagtttattaaaacatttttaattaaatgataGTAAAATCACAAAAAGACCAAATGATGATCAtaaacatgcatatatattgtCCTGAGTATTATAGCAAAGGAAAAAGGCcaaccataaaaaaaatatattgtttgctGTAGTCTGATGGACCCATAAGAAGCATCtggatttaattttttcttcctttttaaatattttataactaacTGTTAAGAATTAGAACAcaaaaaaagtgtttatttaaTGGAAGAAAAGAACATTTGCATATTTTAACGACAAGATACCACATTACAAATTatgctatttggtgtctaatgtctggctattttgacacttggttgggagaaagagagaggaaactcattaCATAGTCTACTTCtacagaagaaaaataaatagcaATGATGGGATACTGGTTGGGATGGTAAAAACCCAAGTCCACCGAGAGTAAATAATCCTACAAGCCATCATGCTTTGGGCAAGTGATCTACTAGGTCTACTAAGCTACACCTCATCGCTCAGTTTATAACCACTTCTTCTTCTGTTAAAGGTGCAATGTCGAAGTTAACTTTGACATagaacctttaaagggacacaccgtagtttcaacccattaaaatggacattaagtttagttaatctacaaacctgtaacacatttggataaagttacaacagaataaagcaagagtctgtgacatgatgaaatacccttaaaaatatacTAGAACGACTCCATAACCATAAACTggcctcgttggcgtcgtggtaggccatcggtctacaggctggtaggtactgggttcggatcccagtcgaggcatgggatttttaatccagataccgactccaaaccctgagtgagtgctccgcaaggctcaatgggtaggtgtaaaccacttgcaccgaccagtgatccataactggttcaacaaaggccatggtttgtgctatcctgcccgtgggaagtgcaaataaaagatcccttgctactaatcggaagagtagccaatgtagtggcaacagcgggtttcctctcaaaatctgtgtggtccttaaccatatgtctgacgccatataaccgtaaataaaatgtgttgggtgcgtcgttaaataaaacatttctttctttccataacCATAATGCATTTTGTGACTTTTGTAACCAGAAAAACTTCGGatatatggaaatggataatctaaacaataaaatctacgtaatgtatgatttcaattatcaaaaccggctctaacagtgaaaaatatgccttagtgtttaaaaactaggatctgtccctttaaattcctatttttaacatactttttaaacAGAACATATGGAAAAGAATGTTTATTAAATCAGAATCACATAATAAATGGAGTGGTTATTAGAAGTCTAacttttttcaataaaataaaatactaacagactgtcagacagacagataggcagactgactgactgatggTCTATTACTAACAGActgtcagacagacagataggcaGACTGATTGACTGATGATCTATTAAAAATGACAGGTCAAACTACagcaaacacaattttttttacagatgaCCACATAGTAATAATTGTATGTACCGATATGACCACATATAGTAATATTGGTAAAGATATGTTCACATTACGTCAATCGCCACCCAGCTGTCTGTTGTGTTCAAATCCCCTGTGAACATCAACCTCATCCTTGAATGCCAGCAGTCCAAGCTGGGCGTGCGATGCCTCGTTCAGTGCTTTGGACCGGATGCAGCTCCGGTACTGATCCGTACTGAGATTCGGGTCGCAGTACTTCTCGTGCCACATGTGAAAAATACCTGGATCGGTCGCCCTGATCACCAGATAGTCACTGCGAACATACTTCTGGTACAAAAACACGTCCTCGCCACCCCATCCCGTTATCTGCTCATCAAAGCCTTTGATTGTCAAGAAATCCGACCGATACTGGCAGGTCATCCCGTAACCAAAGTCCCGCCAGAAGCCGGTGTCTTTTGATATGACTAGCTGGTCTCTCAGAGAAGGTATCTCCATGTCATGCAAGGAATAAACAACATTGGGGTTGTACAGACTGAAGACGATCGGGTAGTAGACTCGTTTGCCCCTCTCGGTGTTCAGTCGACAACGCTCCAAGAATTcgttattgaaaataatatcGACGTCACATAAAAACAGCAGTACATCTCCACCTTTCCAGTTGAGAGCACCAATCTGAAGTCCGCGACCTCTAGTGAAGGTTTCCTTCAAGGTCACCAATTTCATGTGTTTGAACTTGTACATCCTCGCAGTCTGAGACATTAAATCCTTGACCTCTTTGAGTCCTTCCTTCCCGAAATACACGACGGTGAGAAAGATGCGTTTGTCTTGTTTGATGCACACGTTGATGAATCTCTGAATGAAGAGTCTGAATGTGTCCACCCGACCTGAAAGAGGCAGGATCAGATTGATCCACTCCTGGATGGTGTTTATTTGGTGGTTGATGACCAGCATCGGGGGACCATACGGCCGCAGCATGATGACCTTCGTGTAAGTATTCCCAGCGGACACCTCTCTACTTCTGAAGTATAATTCGTAATGGCAGCCTGTGGTAGGCTGATGTCGATACAACCCCTCTAGGAAGTCTTCCAATCCATACTGAGTTGAAGATGTGGACCGGTTCTGGTTCAGCTGGTCGACCGCGAATGCGACAATCTCGAACAAATCCTTCTTCTTATATCCTATCGGTTTCTCGATGACTCGTTTACCCAGACCAGGATCAACCAGATAAACTCGGTTTAGTGTAAACCGGTTAAAGGCGACAACATCATATTCAGTTTTCAGTGGCAATCCTCGTGTGATTTCGGCAGAAAGGATTTTGTCCTGAAAGTATTTTTCGTAATCTTGTGGCTTGCCTTCCAGGAGCATATTCTTTCCTTCAGTATCTTCTTTAGAACTGACCTCGTTCTCCACCTTGTTACTAAGATTCCTAAAATGCTCCTTAGCAACGAAGAGTTCACTTTCCAAATACTGGATTTTCAACTTCAGGTTATCCACTTCCTGTCTGTGAATGATCTCCCTTTCTTTGAGGATGCCTCGAGCCGTCTTgctgtctgtgtggtccttgtaCACTGGGAAGCCATTATTGGAGTGGTACAGATGGCGGTCAATGTTGAGACCGAATTTTGCCACAAACATCATGGTGATCACAGACAGACTGAAAAGCAGAAGCAGTATCCGTGGCATTCTGATCATTTCTGTGACCAGTCCAGTCATAGGGCGGAAACAACATGCAAAGACATCTTAAGGCCTTCCCATCCACATGCAAATCTCTCACAGAATCTGGCATTCCAATTACATCATCAGAATTTTAAATGGCCAGCATCAATCATCTGTGGCCTCTTTTAACTGGATGCTGGTTACAGTTGTGGTTAGATAACTCTGGTTGCTTGGTAACCCTGGTTACAAAGGTACCTGGATAATAATATGAACTGGTAACTACAATATCAACATGTCAACCACTTAAAGGGTCCATGATTTGGTTTTTATCCAGAATTTTGTGATTGTCAATATTCTTTGTGGTAGtattcttcctttcttttttttcattgcttAGTCTAAGCTTGTCCAATAGAGC harbors:
- the LOC121380061 gene encoding chondroitin sulfate N-acetylgalactosaminyltransferase 1-like — encoded protein: MTGLVTEMIRMPRILLLLFSLSVITMMFVAKFGLNIDRHLYHSNNGFPVYKDHTDSKTARGILKEREIIHRQEVDNLKLKIQYLESELFVAKEHFRNLSNKVENEVSSKEDTEGKNMLLEGKPQDYEKYFQDKILSAEITRGLPLKTEYDVVAFNRFTLNRVYLVDPGLGKRVIEKPIGYKKKDLFEIVAFAVDQLNQNRSTSSTQYGLEDFLEGLYRHQPTTGCHYELYFRSREVSAGNTYTKVIMLRPYGPPMLVINHQINTIQEWINLILPLSGRVDTFRLFIQRFINVCIKQDKRIFLTVVYFGKEGLKEVKDLMSQTARMYKFKHMKLVTLKETFTRGRGLQIGALNWKGGDVLLFLCDVDIIFNNEFLERCRLNTERGKRVYYPIVFSLYNPNVVYSLHDMEIPSLRDQLVISKDTGFWRDFGYGMTCQYRSDFLTIKGFDEQITGWGGEDVFLYQKYVRSDYLVIRATDPGIFHMWHEKYCDPNLSTDQYRSCIRSKALNEASHAQLGLLAFKDEVDVHRGFEHNRQLGGD